A region of the Silene latifolia isolate original U9 population chromosome 9, ASM4854445v1, whole genome shotgun sequence genome:
GTTCCTGATACTGTTGCTTTTGATCAGTAGCCTTATCTCATGTGCTAAGACAAACAAGCAACAATCAGATACTCAGATCAACCGTTGCCTTACAACAACATTCTTAACAACGTGATACACTCTTAATGAatcaatttatttgatgtatccacTTGTTCTTCATATTATCAATCAActtgctttaattcaataaagactaagttgaaattttaaaaatagtacctaattcaccccctcccctcttaggtacttagaatcctaaactcttcaaGCTTCTTGTCCTGCAAGGTCAAGAGCAATAAATTCGACCTCCATGGCCGGACGAGCAATGCAAGTCTGCTTAGCAGACTTCCAAGACACATTTAACATAATATTATTTCACTCTCTAATATCCATTTCGTATAGGATTATCATGTAACCTCTTGGGTATGTGATAAAGATGGCGGTTTGATTGTCACTAATCGGGAATGAGTAGAGTGTTTGAGTGTAAAACAACAAGAGAATTTCAATTTGGTTAAATGAGATCGTTGTACTGTCAATGAAGAACAACATTTGTAATACACCAGTACAAATCTCAATCTTTTTCCCAGTTGATACATGAATGGAGGCCAAACCTTCTATGGAGAAGACTATATACAAAGTTAGATAATGATACAACACAGTACAATGGTTACCTCCACACTCTAATCCCATCTAACAAGTCGTCATTCCGAAAAATTACCCATGATCAGAAATTCAGAACCATCAAAATTAGTGACATTCCTACAATGTATGATCATTCTACTGTTGTATCAACTCAGGTATAAGTTTAAGCAGGAAAGAAAGCTCCGTCTGAGAAAATTGCGGCTTTGTTGCTAATTGCATTTCCTCGGTACCTTCTTCCTCTGCCTTTAATGGCTTAATCAAATTATCTACTGCCAATGTTATATCTTGAACAAAATCTACTATCACCGCGTCTATTCCCATCAAATGTTGCAAATATACCGACTCTGGCACGTTGCTGAAACATCAAATCACGCGTAAATCAGTATGTTGCTTCACTTAAAATCGACTAAAGGGTCATTCTCATTGTTAGTTCAGTCTAATTTGAGTTCGGGTCAGATCAATTTCGATTAAGTAAAAAATGCTTACTTGAGAGTGCCATAGGTGAAGAGCAAGAGTTTAGCCTCTTTGACCTTGCTCACAACTCCGGGATTTCTGAAAACACCCTTAACCTCCGAAACAATTCCCTGCAAACTACCCTCCAAACAAAGCTTAATGGCTTCGTCTACTGAATTCCTTCTTACATCAAAGTACGTCTCTGTGCCTCCATTCGTCAAGAAGAAAACTGGGTATGTACCCTGTAGTTTCCTTATAAGTAATGCCGCGTCTGGTTGAAATGTCGAAAATATTACAGGTCTATCCTTAGCATAATCAAACACCACCTGTAACAACACGTACATTATCGCGTTAGGAACCTGCTATACTTACCACACAGCGCAACTTTTGTATGAGACAGTCTCATACAGTTATTACATATATTTACCTGTAAAACTGATTGAAGAGCGTTGATGAGCGCATCCTCTTTGTACAAAATGTAATCGTCGAATTTCAATtcaatgttgaaccccaatttAGGATCAACCTTCTCAAAAGTCTCTTGCAAAGTACAAAGAATGTCCTCGGATTCGACATCCCACTTAATGATTTTACCATCCTTGGTTTTCCTCAACAATGGTTTTCCGACCTTCTCCGGTTCACTTTGTGGGCCATATGCAAGAAAATCAGAGAGATTTATGTCTGTCACCCTCTTTTCCTGTATGGTGCCCTGCATTATGATGAACTTACAttaataaacataaattaaaggcGCAGTATGTCTTGCACAAAACCGTCTTTACTTATTACTTATATAACCATAAATGAACATACATGTTCCTCAGTAAGAATGTAGTCGTCATGAAAAATGATCGGACACCCGTCCCTAGTCACCTGCAAAAATCGTAATCAGGATGTCATTATCTGTACCACGTAAATAACATAAATGTGCCAAGAATTTGTTATGTTTGTTACCCAGTATAAGTATATGATCGTACAAATAGTGACATACATTCAATTTCTGGTACCAATTTCAAACGTACAATATTCAATAACCTCGCTACTGAGACGTCTAGCCGTGGCCACGTCGTTTATCATTTGTTACGTGTGATTCACAACTCAACAACATTAAAAACTAAGGATATTAGGCAAcggtttggtttattttagaaTGTTTTGTTGTATATGCATAAAATGCTTAAACATCTCGAATCGCGAGATATTTTTGTCGTATTGCCAAAATAAGTTAATTTTtgcattcaaaaaaaaaaaaaagaagttaatTTTTAGATGCTGAAACTTCAAATGAAACTCTAATTCTCATTTTTTTTAGATGATGAGGAAACCTGT
Encoded here:
- the LOC141599157 gene encoding glycerophosphodiester phosphodiesterase GDPD1, chloroplastic-like, with product MHSFILQQSLLLFPYSSPPYYFFYKPPSPSFSSSLRPISSMAALKAVHVSDVPNLDHVQENASLSHFSPRLAKGVEMENRSSFKGSKFMVIGHRGNGMNRLQSSDPRMKAVKENTILSFNTAASFNVDFIEFDVQVTRDGCPIIFHDDYILTEEHGTIQEKRVTDINLSDFLAYGPQSEPEKVGKPLLRKTKDGKIIKWDVESEDILCTLQETFEKVDPKLGFNIELKFDDYILYKEDALINALQSVLQVVFDYAKDRPVIFSTFQPDAALLIRKLQGTYPVFFLTNGGTETYFDVRRNSVDEAIKLCLEGSLQGIVSEVKGVFRNPGVVSKVKEAKLLLFTYGTLNNVPESVYLQHLMGIDAVIVDFVQDITLAVDNLIKPLKAEEEGTEEMQLATKPQFSQTELSFLLKLIPELIQQ